The DNA region CGTTATTTTAGCTTTGTATTGCATAAAATGAGCATTGTTTAATTTTTCAGCCGCTTGTTTTGCAGCATCAAAACGCTGCACTTGAAATTGATAAGCGGATTCAAATTGATTTTTTTCGGCATAGTATTGGCTGATTATCTGGTTAAATTCTTCTAAATCCGAAAACTGTTTAAGCTCTGTGGCTTGTTCAATAATATCATTCAGTAACGATAATGCTTGATTGTCTTTATGTTGTGCAAAATATACTTTAGCTAATGTACGCTTGATGCGCATGACGTAGATAGGTTCTTGGTATTTAGTGAATATGTTGATGCTTGAAAGCGCTTTCTGCTCGGCAATATCGTAATTTCCGACGTATAAATTAATCATTGCGAGTAGCCCATACTGATAGGCAAGATCTCGCTCAGAATCTATTTCTGTGTTGAAGTTTTTTATTTTATCTAAATAATATAGCACCTTGGGTTTGTCTTTAAGCGTAATATTGATCAGTGCTAAGTTGATTATCACTGTAGATTTTATTTTCCCAAATGAAGACATGTCTTTATAGGCTTCTTCAGAAAAGTTTAGAGCCTCTTGATAATCCCCTTGGGATAGAAATACATTTGAAATTTCCGATTGGATAAATGAGATTGGAAGTAAGTACCAATGTTGAGGTTGGTTTTGGGCTTCTTCGTAACTAGCTAATGCTAAACGTAAATCCTCAATTGCAGCATTATAGTTTTCTAAACTGGTATTTTGTCTACTTCGGTTATAAAGATTATTCACGATTGCCTGCTTCTCTGAATAAAGATTTGCCAATCTCAATGATTCCTCTGTAAGAATTTGTTCTTGAAGCACATTGCCCAAGTTTTGTTGTGCTTCTGCTTGGCATTGAATAAAGTAAGGACGAGCGGTGTCATACTTATATTGTCGAGCATTAATCTCACCTTGTTTTGCCAAAATAATAGCTTGATTAAATTCACCAAATTCCAATAAATTAAAACAATGTAATAGGCTTAATCGTAGTGCATCAATATTGGTTAATGGTTGCTGAGTATGTTGTTGAACAAGTGAATCAATAAGTACTTTGGCTTCTGCAGATCGTTGAGAATTGATATTGTTGATCACATCGAGTTGTTCGCGAGTGCTGAGCAGTTGAGTTTGGACAATAATATTGTCTGAGAGTAATAAACGTTGAGATGCTTGAGCAAAAACAGAAGAGGTCACAAAATATAGCGTTAGCCCCATGAGCAAAGCGACAATGAGACTAAAGTTATAATTAATGTTCTTTTTCGCTAACGTCATCGTCATTTGTCTACTCAATATGGGGAATGTCAGTATACGGTTATTTCTGTCGTGAGACATAATAATATAATTGATGCAGTGACTTAGGTCTGAGTTTATTTGTACATATCGAAATGACGTTGTGTTAGCTGGCAGTCATTAAATTTAGTCTGTTAAATGTTATTATCACTGTAATGAAGCACTAGTACATCATCATCTTTTTCATCTTGACCAAATTAGGGTTGACACAGAAGGCTGCTCGCGTTATTTATTAAGCACAGACATATTTTATGCATCGCATATTTAGTTATTTAAAGTGAATATTAACGTTATGAACACAAAATTGATTCTACTCGGACTCCTTCTCCTCTCACGCATAACCTGCGCGGAGTCCTTTGTGTCACATGCAAAATAATTCATTAAGCATACACAAACCCCGCGCTGATAGCCGCGGGGTTTTTTGTTTCTAGCCCTTTTGAAATGTACCAGTTGTGATATTTGCAGTTAGGTAAATAGATACATGATGGTCGATGGAGAAATTCGATGTCCGACAGAGTGATAATTTTTGATACTACCCTACGTGATGGCGAGCAAGCACTAGCCGCAAGTTTAACGGTTAAAGAAAAGCTGCAAATTGCCTTGGCTCTAGAACGTTTAGGTGTTGATGTCATGGAAGTCGGGTTTCCGGTGTCTTCTCCTGGTGATTTTCAATCGGTGCAAACCATTGCAAAAACGATTAAAAATAGCCGAGTGTGTGCGTTATCTCGAGCACTTGAAAAAGACATTGATGCCGCAGCTCAAGCATTATCGGTAGCCGATCAATTTCGTATTCATACATTTATATCAACCTCGACTATTCATGTTGAAAGTAAATTAAAACGCTCTTTTGATGATGTATTAGAGATGGCCGTTAATGCGGTTAAGTATGCTAGACGATTTACTGATGATGTAGAGTTTTCATGCGAAGATGCGGGCCGCACGCCAATTGATAATTTGTGCCGTATGGTTGAGGAAGCCATTAAAGCAGGTGCTCGAACCATTAATATTCCAGATACCGTCGGTTATACAGTACCAAGTGAGTTTGGTGGCATTATTCAAACACTATTTAATCGGGTTCCGAATATCGACCAAGCCGTAATCTCGGTTCATTGTCATGATGATTTGGGCTTGTCAGTAGCTAATTCTATTGCAGCGGTCGAGATGGGCGCACGTCAAGTGGAATGTACCATTAACGGTATTGGCGAACGTGCTGGTAACTGTTCATTAGAAGAAATTGCCATGATTTTGGCAACCCGCAAAGATTTACTTGATATAGATTGTGGCATTAACGCTAGAGAAATTCACCGTACGTCATCATTGGTAAGCCAATTATGTAATATGCCTATTCAAGCTAACAAGGCAATAGTTGGCGCAAATGCATTCTCTCATTCGTCGGGCATTCACCAAGATGGCATGCTAAAAGCCAAAAATACTTATGAGATCATGACGCCTGAAAGTATTGGCTTAAATCGTAATAACTTGAATATGACCTCGCGTTCGGGACGTCATGTGATTAAACATCGCATGGAAGAAATGGGTTACCAGCCAAGCGATTATGATATGGATAGCCTATACGAGCAGTTTTTAACCTTGGCAGATAAGAAAGGCCAAGTATTCGATTACGATTTAGAAGCCTTAGTGTTTATGGAGTCTAAAACACAAGATGATGATAAATATCAACTTAAACACATGATGGTACATTCTGATTCCACTGAAGGTGTGGCAACTGCGACGGTGCGTATTGCGGTTGATGGCCAAGATATTACAGAAGCCGCAACAGGTAATGGACCTGTTGATGCTGCTTATAATGCCATTGCGCGAGCGACTGGTCGTCAAATCAATATTACTAATTATAAATTAGGTGCCAAAGGTGAAGGTCAAAATGCCTTAGGGCAAGTTGATATAACAGCTAAATATCATGAGCAAAGATTCCACGGTGTCGGCTTAGCCACTGATGTGGTTGAGGCGTCAGCCCAAGCACTCGTGAATGTGATGAACTTAGTGTACCGCGCAGATAAGGTCGCTGATTTTAAACAACAGATCCATAAGAATAGGGAGTTAGGTGGAGTATGAGTTATCAAATAGCAGTTTTGTCGGGTGATGGTATCGGTCCTGAAGTGATGGCAGAAGCACGTAAAGTGCTGTGTGCGATTGAATCTCGTTTTGGATTAGATATTAACTATACCGAATACGATGTTGGCGGCATTGCCATTGATAACCATGGTTGTCCTTTACCTGACGCTACCTTAAAAGGTTGTGAAGCGGCAGATGCCATTTTATTCGGTAGTGTGGGTGGCCCTAAGTGGGAGCATTTACCCCCTAATGATCAACCTGAACGTGGTGCATTATTGCCATTACGCGGCCATTTTGAGTTATTTTGTAATTTACGCCCAGCCAAATTACATGACGGCTTAGAGCATATGTCACCACTTCGCAGTGATATTTCCGCTCGTGGTTTTGATGTGTTGTGTGTTCGTGAATTAACAGGCGGTATTTACTTTGGTAAGCCTAAAGGACGCCAAGGTGAAGGTGATGATGAAGAAGCCTTCGATACCATGCGTTATAGCCGTCGCGAAATTAGCCGTATTGCCCGTATTGCTTTTGAAGCCGCGCGTGGACGTAAAAATAAGGTGACTTCGGTAGACAAGGCAAACGTATTAGCGTGTTCTGTATTATGGCGCCAAGTGGTTGAAGAAGTTGCTAAAGACTTTCCTGATGTCACTTTAGAGCACATCTATATTGATAACGCGACTATGCAGTTATTGCGTCGTCCTGATGAATTTGACGTGATGTTATGTTCTAACTTGTTTGGCGATATTTTATCAGACGAAATTGCCATGTTAACGGGCTCTATGGGGTTATTGTCTTCGGCAAGCATGAACAGTACAGGCTTTGGCTTATTTGAACCCGCTGGTGGCAGCGCGCCTGATATCGCCGGCCAAGGTATTGCTAACCCGGTAGCGCAGATTTTATCAGCAGCATTAATGCTACGTCATAGTTTACAGCAAGAAGATGCTGCCAATGCCATTGAACGTGCGGTGACTAAAGCCCTATCCAGTGGTTATTTAACGGGTGAGTTACTTGCTGCAGATAAACGCAGTGAGGCTAAATCGACAGCACAAATGGGTGATTTTATCGCTCAAGCAGTAAAGGAAGGTGTGTAATGGTCCAAGTGACAGGTAAAACTTTATATGAAAAAGTGTGGGATGCCCATATTGTCGCCTCTCCGGAGGGAGAAGCGCCAGTAGTTTATGTGGATCGCCATTTAGTTCACGAAGTGACTTCGCCGCAGGCATTTAGCGGGTTAAAGGTGGCAGGCCGCAAACTACGTGCACCACAAAAAACCTTTGCTACTATGGATCATAATACCTCTACTCGCAGTGCCAGTTTAGATGCGTTAAGCCCTATGGCGCGTACTCAAGTTGAAACTTTAGCGCAAAATTGTAAAGAGTTTGGGGTGCGTTTGTACGATATTCACCACCCTAATCAAGGTATTGTCCATGTAATGGGACCTGAATTAGGCATTACCTTACCGGGCACTGTTATTGTGTGTGGAGACTCTCATACCGCAACTCATGGTGCATTTGGTGCGTTAGCATTTGGTATTGGTACATCCGAAGTTGAACACGTGTTGGCTACACAAACCTTACGCCAGTTAAAAGCCAAGAATATGAAAGTTGAAGTGCGTGGCAAAGTAACCGATGGCGTTACGGCTAAAGATATCGTATTAGCGATTATTGGCAAGCTCGGCATGGATGGTGGTACAGGTTTCGTGGTTGAGTTTTGTGGTGAAGCCATTGAAGCATTAACCATGGAAGGTCGGATGACCTTATGTAACATGGCCATCGAAATGGGCGCTAAAGCTGGCATGATTGCGCCTGACCAAACCACATTTAATTATTTAAAAGGTCGTGAGTTTGCACCCAAAGATGATGTGTGGGAGCAAGCTGTTGCAGCATGGTCTGAGCTTAACACTGACGCGGATGCTGTTTTTGATGCCGAAGTGGTATTAGATGCTAACGATATCGCACCGCAGTTAACCTGGGGAACTAACCCTGGTCAAGTGGTTGCTATTGATGGCGTGGTGCCGAACCCTGATGTTGAAACTAACAGCACTAACCGCACCAGCATGATTAAAGCATTAGAGTATATCGGCCTTACACCGGGCACTAAGATGACAGACATTAGCATCAATAAAGTGTTTATTGGTTCTTGTACTAACTCACGTATTGAAGATTTACGTTCAGCTGCTGCGCACGCTAAAAACCGTAAAGTAGCCAATGGTGTTGTCGCTATTGTGGTGCCGGGTTCTGGCCAAGTGAAGTTACAAGCAGAAGCTGAAGGTTTAGACAAAATTTTTATTGAAGCTGGCTTTGAATGGCGTTTACCAGGATGCTCCATGTGTTTAGCCATGAATGATGATCGTTTAGAAGCAGGCGATCGCTGTGCTTCAACCAGTAACCGTAATTTTGAAGGTCGTCAAGGTCGTGGCAGTCGTACCCATTTGGTCAGCCCTGCTATGGCTGCGGCAGCTGCTGTTGCGGGTCATTTCGTTGATATTCGTCAACCTTACTAATTAGCTAAACAAGGATATTTTATGCAAGCTTTTACAGCACATACCGGTTTAGCGGTAGCCATTGATAGTGCCAATGTCGACACTGATCAGATTATTCCAAAACAGTTTTTGTCTAAAGTGACCCGTGATGGTTTTGGGGTGCATTTGTTCCATGATTGGCGATATTTAGATGATGCAGGCGATAAGCCTAATCTTGATTTCAGCTTAAATCAGCCTCGTTATAAAGGCGCTTCTATTTTATTGGCACAAGAAAATTTTGGCTGTGGGTCGTCGCGTGAACATGCGCCATGGGCATTGGCTGATTTTGGCTTTCGAGTGGTTATTGCGCCGACGTTTGCCGATATTTTTTACGGTAACTCGATTAATAATGGCTTGTTACCCGTTAAGCTAACTTCAGTTCAAGTACAGCAATTAATCGATGAAGTCACCGCTAAAGAAGGGGCGCAGATTACGGTAGATTTACAAGCGTTAACTGTTACATCACCTTCTGGAAGCGTGTTCGATTTCACCATTGTGGAGTCAGCAAGGCACAAGTTATTGAATGGTCTTGATGCTATCGGATTGACTTTGTCATTTGGACAACAGATCAGTGATTATGAAACGGATATACCAGCTTGGTATGCATAATTTGATGTGATATCGCATTGTAAACACACTGTTATTTCTTTGTTTGAAACCTCTTTATGTTGTCATAAAGAGGTTTTTTTCGTTTTTTAATTGTAATTATTTTTATGTGACCAATTTGTGTATGAATAGCCATCAGTCAAATGCCAAACGATTGCACTTAATCCAATAAGCACACCTTTGTATTGGAATTTATTTTTTTAATTCATTGTAATTAAATTAAAAATTGTAATATTGCCTAAAAATTTAGTTGATTAAGTTTACACTCATATCTGTTTTTACTGTCAGTTTACTTAATGAAAGTTAAAAATTTGATCGCGATCACAATTTAAAATTGAATGACTCACAGGTTATTCAGCCCTCCCACGGTATTGCAAAGCATCTTTTGATCGGTAAACTGACAGCTTCATTTAAATCGAGCTTTTACTCTATGCAGGTCGATTTATGCAGTTTGAAACTAAAACACAGAGAATCATAATGAAAAAAACAGTGTTAACGTTGGCGATTAGCGCCATTGTTTTTGGGGCAACAACTCAAGTGAACGCAGCTGGCTTTCAGCTTTCAGAATATTCAGCCACAGGCCTAGGTCGTGCATTTGCTGGTGAAGCCGCGATGGCTGACAATGCTTCTGCTCAGGCTCGAAACCCAGCCATGTTGTCATATTTAGAAGGCCGCCAATTGTCTGGTGGTGGTATCTATGTGATGCCAAATGTCGATGTTGTTGGTGATGTTGCCCTTTCTTCATCCTTGTTAGGTTCAGAGCCATTAGTTATAAATGCTGATGCCTATGATGTAGCAGACAATGCACTTGTGCCTAATTTTTACTATTCTAATCAATTGAATGACCAATGGACTTGGGGTCTAGCGGTGAATTCTAATTATGGTTTAGCGACCGATGTTCCAGTATCGGATGCAGCCGCTATTTTTGGCAGCAAGACGTCGGTTACCACTGTAGAGTTCAATCCTAGTGTTGCTTACCGTATTGATGAGACATTTACCGTAGGTGCTGGTTTACGTATTGTATATGGTGAAGGTGAACTGGATGCGACTACGCCGAGTTGGATGGATTCAATTAAATCTAATGCTAATGTACCTGAAAGCATCAGTGAACTTTTACCCGATGGTGGTACGAGTTTGAAGTCAATGGAAGGTAATGATATTGGCTATGGCTGGAAAGCGGGTGCCAGTTGGCAGGTTAATTCGGCGAACCGTATTGGTTTGGCTTACCATAGTGGTGTCGACCTTAAATTAGACGGTCATGTTTCAGGGCTACTTTATACTGGTGATCAAGATAGCGAGATTGATGCATACTTGCCTATTGAGTTACCAGCATTTGCTGAGCTTGCTTCTTATCATCAGTTAACTGAAAATTGGGCTATGCATGCCAGTATCAATTGGACAGAATGGAGCGTTTTTGACAAACTAGAGGCGCATTTCACTGGTGACGTAAAGCCTGTTGGTGACTTAGAGTCTGATGTAGTAAAAGAAGAAAACTTTAAAGATAACTGGCGTTATGCAATTGGTACAACGTACTTGGTAAATAACCAATGGACAATTCGTGCTGGCATGGCGCTTGATAAAACGGCTGTTGACGATCAAGATCGCACCACGACTATCCCCGACACTGACCGTTTATGGTTTAGTGTGGGTACTGGTTACCAAGTATCCCAAAATTTGAATGTTGATGTAGGTGTTACTTATATTCGCACTCATGGTGATGCCCCGATTAACGAGACACAAGATCTATTGGGTATCGCATCAGTTGGGTTTACTGGTGAAGCGACGGGTGATGTTTGGCTCGCTGGTGTACAGTTAAGCTATAAAATGTAGTTCAATATTATTGATAACTAGGCCTCGCAATTGCGGGGCCTTTTAATATGAAATTGATGCTCAAAGAGGAACATTGTTTACAGTAATTTTAGATGTCTATGTAGGAAATGATACTATTATGATTAAATAAAATAATCA from Shewanella polaris includes:
- the leuA gene encoding 2-isopropylmalate synthase, with translation MSDRVIIFDTTLRDGEQALAASLTVKEKLQIALALERLGVDVMEVGFPVSSPGDFQSVQTIAKTIKNSRVCALSRALEKDIDAAAQALSVADQFRIHTFISTSTIHVESKLKRSFDDVLEMAVNAVKYARRFTDDVEFSCEDAGRTPIDNLCRMVEEAIKAGARTINIPDTVGYTVPSEFGGIIQTLFNRVPNIDQAVISVHCHDDLGLSVANSIAAVEMGARQVECTINGIGERAGNCSLEEIAMILATRKDLLDIDCGINAREIHRTSSLVSQLCNMPIQANKAIVGANAFSHSSGIHQDGMLKAKNTYEIMTPESIGLNRNNLNMTSRSGRHVIKHRMEEMGYQPSDYDMDSLYEQFLTLADKKGQVFDYDLEALVFMESKTQDDDKYQLKHMMVHSDSTEGVATATVRIAVDGQDITEAATGNGPVDAAYNAIARATGRQINITNYKLGAKGEGQNALGQVDITAKYHEQRFHGVGLATDVVEASAQALVNVMNLVYRADKVADFKQQIHKNRELGGV
- the leuB gene encoding 3-isopropylmalate dehydrogenase gives rise to the protein MSYQIAVLSGDGIGPEVMAEARKVLCAIESRFGLDINYTEYDVGGIAIDNHGCPLPDATLKGCEAADAILFGSVGGPKWEHLPPNDQPERGALLPLRGHFELFCNLRPAKLHDGLEHMSPLRSDISARGFDVLCVRELTGGIYFGKPKGRQGEGDDEEAFDTMRYSRREISRIARIAFEAARGRKNKVTSVDKANVLACSVLWRQVVEEVAKDFPDVTLEHIYIDNATMQLLRRPDEFDVMLCSNLFGDILSDEIAMLTGSMGLLSSASMNSTGFGLFEPAGGSAPDIAGQGIANPVAQILSAALMLRHSLQQEDAANAIERAVTKALSSGYLTGELLAADKRSEAKSTAQMGDFIAQAVKEGV
- the leuC gene encoding 3-isopropylmalate dehydratase large subunit → MVQVTGKTLYEKVWDAHIVASPEGEAPVVYVDRHLVHEVTSPQAFSGLKVAGRKLRAPQKTFATMDHNTSTRSASLDALSPMARTQVETLAQNCKEFGVRLYDIHHPNQGIVHVMGPELGITLPGTVIVCGDSHTATHGAFGALAFGIGTSEVEHVLATQTLRQLKAKNMKVEVRGKVTDGVTAKDIVLAIIGKLGMDGGTGFVVEFCGEAIEALTMEGRMTLCNMAIEMGAKAGMIAPDQTTFNYLKGREFAPKDDVWEQAVAAWSELNTDADAVFDAEVVLDANDIAPQLTWGTNPGQVVAIDGVVPNPDVETNSTNRTSMIKALEYIGLTPGTKMTDISINKVFIGSCTNSRIEDLRSAAAHAKNRKVANGVVAIVVPGSGQVKLQAEAEGLDKIFIEAGFEWRLPGCSMCLAMNDDRLEAGDRCASTSNRNFEGRQGRGSRTHLVSPAMAAAAAVAGHFVDIRQPY
- the leuD gene encoding 3-isopropylmalate dehydratase small subunit, whose protein sequence is MQAFTAHTGLAVAIDSANVDTDQIIPKQFLSKVTRDGFGVHLFHDWRYLDDAGDKPNLDFSLNQPRYKGASILLAQENFGCGSSREHAPWALADFGFRVVIAPTFADIFYGNSINNGLLPVKLTSVQVQQLIDEVTAKEGAQITVDLQALTVTSPSGSVFDFTIVESARHKLLNGLDAIGLTLSFGQQISDYETDIPAWYA
- a CDS encoding outer membrane protein transport protein, which produces MKKTVLTLAISAIVFGATTQVNAAGFQLSEYSATGLGRAFAGEAAMADNASAQARNPAMLSYLEGRQLSGGGIYVMPNVDVVGDVALSSSLLGSEPLVINADAYDVADNALVPNFYYSNQLNDQWTWGLAVNSNYGLATDVPVSDAAAIFGSKTSVTTVEFNPSVAYRIDETFTVGAGLRIVYGEGELDATTPSWMDSIKSNANVPESISELLPDGGTSLKSMEGNDIGYGWKAGASWQVNSANRIGLAYHSGVDLKLDGHVSGLLYTGDQDSEIDAYLPIELPAFAELASYHQLTENWAMHASINWTEWSVFDKLEAHFTGDVKPVGDLESDVVKEENFKDNWRYAIGTTYLVNNQWTIRAGMALDKTAVDDQDRTTTIPDTDRLWFSVGTGYQVSQNLNVDVGVTYIRTHGDAPINETQDLLGIASVGFTGEATGDVWLAGVQLSYKM